The following coding sequences lie in one Mycobacterium sp. DL440 genomic window:
- a CDS encoding TetR/AcrR family transcriptional regulator, whose amino-acid sequence MSRPYRGQAAEARSADRRARLVQAGVDLVGTQGVAAMTMRAVCREAGLSQKFFYESFTDTDDLLRAVYRSTFEHSRQVIYTAADPHADLPARTRAGVRAAAQLVKDDPRICRILLVEPIADLRLRRFVRDAVGAMSGFNAPTDAPDAAATARVKMQYATVFGALISLFIEWTEGNLGSDHDEFVDHVTTMLLSSLLFDNAVQVTPSTGQPARTPLISRSS is encoded by the coding sequence ATGTCAAGGCCGTACCGCGGCCAGGCCGCCGAAGCACGGTCGGCGGACCGCCGCGCCCGACTGGTCCAGGCCGGCGTCGATCTGGTCGGCACGCAAGGGGTGGCCGCCATGACGATGCGCGCCGTCTGCCGCGAAGCAGGGCTCAGTCAGAAGTTCTTCTACGAGAGCTTCACCGACACCGACGATCTGCTCCGCGCGGTCTACCGCAGCACATTCGAGCACTCGCGCCAGGTCATCTATACCGCCGCCGACCCGCACGCCGATCTGCCCGCACGCACTCGCGCAGGAGTGAGAGCAGCAGCGCAACTGGTCAAAGACGATCCGCGGATCTGCCGAATCCTGTTGGTGGAGCCGATCGCCGACCTGAGGCTTCGCCGTTTCGTACGCGACGCCGTCGGTGCGATGAGTGGATTCAACGCCCCGACCGACGCACCCGACGCCGCCGCGACGGCACGGGTCAAGATGCAGTACGCCACCGTTTTCGGCGCCCTCATCTCGTTGTTCATCGAATGGACGGAAGGCAACCTCGGCTCCGACCACGACGAGTTCGTCGACCACGTGACCACGATGTTGTTGTCGTCATTGTTGTTCGACAATGCCGTTCAGGTAACCCCATCAACCGGCCAGCCCGCCAGGACTCCTCTAATCAGCCGGTCGAGCTGA
- a CDS encoding glycoside hydrolase family 6 protein translates to MSSAVGAVARSIAPFLTVASVVAAGLATAPAPTVRLASDGNPLEGHSFYVNPSSKAMRAAQGNPSPELQAIANTPTAYWMDNVSTPAVDAKYIAAAQAAGTMPILALYGIPHRDCGSYAAGGFGSAGAYKGWIDGVAAAIGGGPAAVILEPDALAMADCLSGDQREERYNLMSYAVDTLTRNPGTAVYVDAGHSRWTAADEMANRLNRVGVAKARGFSLNTANFFTTEEEVGYGDAISGQTGGKPYVIDTSRNGAGPAEGEMYWCNPSGRALGAAPTTATGNGNIDAFLWVKRPGESDGACGTGEASAGTFVNQYAIDLVRKAHG, encoded by the coding sequence ATGTCCTCAGCCGTTGGCGCAGTCGCGCGGTCGATCGCTCCCTTTCTGACAGTCGCCTCGGTGGTCGCCGCGGGCCTTGCTACTGCTCCAGCGCCGACGGTGCGCCTGGCCAGCGATGGCAACCCGCTCGAGGGGCATTCGTTCTACGTCAATCCTTCGTCGAAGGCCATGCGCGCCGCGCAGGGCAACCCGAGCCCCGAACTGCAGGCGATCGCCAACACACCCACGGCGTACTGGATGGACAACGTCTCCACCCCGGCGGTGGACGCGAAGTACATCGCCGCGGCCCAGGCCGCGGGCACCATGCCGATCCTGGCGCTCTACGGCATCCCGCATCGCGACTGCGGGAGCTACGCCGCGGGTGGCTTCGGGTCGGCCGGTGCCTACAAGGGCTGGATCGACGGGGTCGCCGCCGCGATCGGCGGCGGGCCGGCCGCGGTCATCCTCGAACCCGACGCACTCGCCATGGCCGACTGCCTGTCGGGTGATCAGCGCGAGGAACGCTACAACCTGATGAGCTACGCCGTCGACACGCTGACCCGCAACCCGGGCACCGCGGTGTACGTCGATGCGGGGCACTCCCGGTGGACCGCCGCCGACGAGATGGCCAACAGGCTCAACCGGGTCGGTGTGGCCAAGGCGCGGGGCTTCAGCCTCAACACCGCCAACTTCTTCACGACCGAAGAGGAAGTCGGTTACGGCGACGCCATTTCGGGTCAGACGGGCGGCAAGCCCTACGTCATCGATACGTCGCGCAACGGCGCCGGACCGGCCGAGGGCGAGATGTACTGGTGCAACCCGAGTGGCCGGGCCCTCGGCGCGGCGCCGACCACGGCGACCGGAAACGGCAACATCGACGCCTTCCTCTGGGTGAAGCGTCCCGGTGAGTCCGACGGCGCGTGCGG
- a CDS encoding lipase family protein — translation MLIIGSLVGSTTLAFADTGDEPQYADFYLPPDPLPAGAPGDVIRTEPSRLVLEPSGQLGAIMATGTRIMYRSTDSRGNPIAVTGTYFEPYNDWPGKGPRPLIVYAPGTQGQGNQCAPSRMFNQGIHYSGGWDIMVNYEEAFIATLVARGFAIVMTDYQGLGTDSMHTYVNRLAEGQAVLDAGRAAMKLPDTSLDPHGPVAFWGYSQGGGATASAAELASAYAPELNIVGTYAGAPPADLKELFPYADGSALVGVVGYALNGVIAAYPEAADAIRSKLTQRGKDMLESVSRQCVGQTIVDFAFRHLQPYFNEDINKLVHEEPFSSLFDLQKLGRYKPNAPVLINSNRYDPLVPWTAANQLGRDWCAQGADVEFRTNEEPPFLNKLVINHALPMLVDGEPAMQWIAARFNGEPTTPNCGQF, via the coding sequence ATGCTGATCATCGGGTCGCTCGTCGGATCTACCACGTTGGCCTTCGCCGACACCGGCGATGAGCCGCAGTACGCAGATTTCTATCTCCCGCCGGACCCGCTGCCGGCCGGCGCGCCCGGCGACGTGATCCGCACCGAACCGAGCCGGCTGGTACTCGAGCCGTCCGGTCAACTGGGCGCCATCATGGCGACCGGAACGCGGATCATGTACCGCAGCACCGATTCTCGTGGGAATCCGATCGCCGTCACCGGCACTTACTTCGAGCCCTACAACGACTGGCCCGGAAAGGGACCGCGTCCGCTGATCGTCTATGCGCCGGGCACCCAGGGGCAGGGCAACCAGTGCGCGCCGTCGCGAATGTTCAACCAGGGCATCCACTACTCGGGCGGCTGGGACATCATGGTCAACTACGAGGAAGCGTTCATCGCGACCTTGGTGGCCCGCGGCTTTGCGATCGTGATGACCGATTATCAAGGCCTCGGCACCGACTCGATGCACACCTACGTCAACCGTCTGGCCGAAGGGCAGGCCGTCCTCGACGCCGGCCGGGCCGCCATGAAATTGCCTGACACCTCACTGGATCCCCATGGCCCCGTGGCATTTTGGGGATACTCGCAGGGCGGTGGCGCAACAGCGTCGGCAGCGGAGCTGGCGTCGGCCTACGCGCCCGAACTGAACATCGTCGGCACCTACGCCGGTGCGCCGCCGGCCGACCTCAAGGAACTGTTTCCCTACGCAGACGGAAGTGCGCTCGTGGGAGTTGTTGGCTATGCACTCAACGGCGTCATCGCCGCCTACCCGGAAGCCGCCGATGCAATCCGGTCGAAGCTCACCCAGCGCGGCAAGGACATGCTCGAGTCGGTGTCGCGCCAATGCGTGGGTCAGACGATCGTCGACTTCGCCTTCCGTCACCTGCAGCCCTACTTCAACGAGGACATCAACAAGCTCGTCCACGAAGAACCGTTCAGCAGCCTGTTCGACCTGCAGAAGCTGGGCCGGTACAAGCCGAATGCGCCGGTGTTGATCAACAGCAACCGCTACGACCCGCTGGTGCCATGGACGGCAGCCAACCAGCTGGGCCGGGACTGGTGCGCGCAGGGTGCCGACGTCGAATTCCGCACCAACGAGGAACCGCCGTTCCTGAACAAGCTGGTGATCAACCACGCCCTCCCCATGCTCGTCGACGGGGAGCCGGCCATGCAGTGGATCGCCGCGCGCTTCAACGGTGAACCCACCACGCCCAATTGCGGCCAGTTCTGA
- a CDS encoding sulfotransferase, producing the protein MTGWSAPIRTPEALKAYAAAEQDRAARPDRYQLGADAIDIVVDRGTRGAGVGILGGPDEWRPGVEQYLASAEEDGRLNAFGALTAQRTASGRLAARVATARYLQEHPATEQRPLLPPVIITGGWRTGTTFLYRLLDRDPRLRAPLPAELGAPWRLPGDLDGDERGRRLEAAAAGPYLLHVLNPMMAAVHDSGPNLPEECVLGMGTTLRNWGFTATTRLDAYASWLAGQDFAAEYAQHRRMLQILDAGDGRRWVLKAPAHTAELRHVIATYPGACIVQLHRDIVETVASGASLFATYRSTYSDDVDGADVGRFQTAQTELWLRRALDARATASTVTWLDVQYPDLVADPEETVRRIYAAVQMEPPDIAGMLAEQRRAQPRHGKGTHRYLPEEFGINPAELRDRMRFYTQLFESSGTHRIEA; encoded by the coding sequence ATGACGGGCTGGTCCGCGCCCATCCGCACACCGGAGGCGTTGAAGGCCTACGCGGCGGCAGAGCAGGATCGGGCCGCGCGCCCGGACCGCTACCAGCTCGGTGCCGACGCCATCGACATCGTCGTCGACCGCGGCACCCGCGGTGCCGGCGTCGGCATTCTCGGCGGGCCCGACGAGTGGCGTCCGGGCGTGGAGCAGTACCTGGCCTCGGCCGAGGAGGACGGACGGCTCAACGCTTTCGGTGCGTTGACCGCCCAGCGAACCGCGTCCGGGCGGCTCGCGGCCCGGGTCGCGACGGCGCGGTATCTGCAGGAACACCCCGCCACCGAGCAGCGTCCGCTGCTGCCCCCGGTGATCATCACCGGCGGCTGGCGCACGGGCACCACCTTCCTGTACCGGCTGCTCGACCGCGACCCCCGATTGCGGGCACCGCTGCCCGCCGAGCTGGGCGCGCCGTGGCGGCTACCCGGCGACCTCGACGGCGACGAACGCGGCCGCCGCCTTGAGGCGGCCGCCGCGGGGCCGTATCTGCTGCACGTTCTCAACCCCATGATGGCGGCGGTGCACGATTCCGGCCCGAACCTTCCGGAGGAGTGTGTGCTCGGCATGGGCACCACCCTGCGCAACTGGGGCTTCACCGCCACCACGCGCCTGGATGCCTACGCGTCCTGGCTCGCCGGTCAGGACTTCGCCGCCGAGTACGCGCAGCACCGGAGGATGCTGCAGATCCTCGACGCCGGGGACGGCCGCCGCTGGGTCTTGAAAGCGCCCGCACACACCGCTGAGCTCCGCCATGTCATCGCGACGTACCCGGGCGCCTGCATCGTGCAGTTGCACCGCGACATCGTGGAAACGGTGGCGTCGGGCGCCAGCCTGTTCGCCACCTACCGGTCCACCTACAGTGACGACGTCGACGGGGCGGATGTCGGCCGGTTTCAAACCGCGCAGACTGAACTGTGGCTACGCCGCGCCCTCGATGCCCGGGCCACGGCGTCCACTGTCACCTGGCTCGACGTCCAGTACCCCGACCTGGTGGCCGACCCGGAGGAGACGGTGCGCCGCATCTACGCCGCGGTGCAGATGGAACCGCCGGACATTGCCGGAATGCTCGCCGAACAACGTCGCGCCCAGCCGCGCCACGGCAAGGGCACGCACCGCTATCTGCCGGAAGAATTCGGCATCAACCCCGCCGAGTTGCGCGATCGGATGCGCTTCTACACCCAGCTGTTCGAGTCGTCCGGCACGCATCGGATCGAGGCTTGA
- a CDS encoding TetR/AcrR family transcriptional regulator, with product MLGKDGSRGVSHPKVDKKAEVPDGTTSFYFRTRNALMHAIAARLNELDLGDLSLLTELTDADPTEFAGTRGFATLVMYSATEPWLTRAKARYELALQAGRDDDLAATLSASVEAFYGLARAVVTEWHATEENPMAHDVVDEQAKTLFSFVNGVMMTFVIGQPLVDNADQLDRLIRGVLAGWPVDGVT from the coding sequence CTGCTCGGCAAGGACGGTTCGCGCGGTGTCAGTCACCCGAAGGTCGACAAGAAGGCCGAGGTTCCCGACGGCACCACGTCGTTCTATTTCCGGACCCGAAATGCGCTGATGCACGCGATTGCTGCGCGCCTCAACGAACTTGACCTCGGCGACCTCTCGCTGCTCACTGAACTGACCGATGCCGATCCGACAGAGTTCGCCGGCACGCGCGGGTTTGCCACCCTCGTCATGTATTCGGCCACCGAGCCCTGGCTCACTCGGGCCAAGGCCCGCTACGAGTTGGCGCTACAGGCCGGCCGCGACGATGACCTGGCCGCAACGCTCAGCGCGTCCGTCGAGGCGTTCTACGGACTCGCGCGCGCCGTCGTGACGGAATGGCATGCCACGGAAGAGAATCCGATGGCGCACGACGTCGTCGACGAGCAGGCCAAAACCCTGTTCTCGTTCGTCAACGGGGTGATGATGACCTTTGTCATCGGACAACCGCTGGTGGACAACGCAGATCAGCTCGACCGGCTGATTAGAGGAGTCCTGGCGGGCTGGCCGGTTGATGGGGTTACCTGA